TTTTCAATTGTATTAAAATTTAATAGAATTGAAAACAGAACTAAACTATATTAATCTTTCGTATCAAACTTATTCTCAAAAGGAATACAATATCTCATTAAGCTATCAGCTTTTTGGGAAAGATCTGTTTACAGCCCCTATCATTTTAATCAACCATGCTCTTACCGGAAACTCAAATGTATCCGGAGAAAAAGGCTGGTGGAAACAATTGGTAGGAGATAATCAGGTTGTTGATACTGATCAATACACTGTTCTGTGTTTCAATATACCCGGAAACGGATATGACAATTTTTTAATTGAAGACTATGAAGACTTCACTCCTTCAGATATCGCTGCGATATTTCTGAAAGGGCTTGAAGCTTTACAAATCAAAAATATATATGCCATTATTGGAGGTTCTCTGGGAGGAGGGATTGCCTGGGAAATGCTTGCCAAGCAGCCGGATCTCGCAGAAATATTTATTCCCATAGCCTGTGATTATAGAACACACGATTGGCTGCATGCTCAATGTCTGGTTCAGAATTTCTTATTGAATGATAAAGAAGAGCCATTACAGAAAGCAAGAATTCATGCCATGTTGTGTTACAGAACTCCACAATCACTCAATGACAGATTTCAAAACCAATATAATAAGGAAAATCAACGCCTGGAATCAGAAGACTGGTTGGTTTATCATGGTAATACATTAAACGAAAGATTTAGTTTAAAAGCATACAAGCTGATGAATCATCTCCTGATGAATATCAATGCTGATGAAACAGCACTGGAGAGCATACAGGCACGAATGCACATGATCTCCGTAGATACAGACTTATTCTTCCCTGCTTCTGAAATCCGAATGTGTTTTGAAAACTTAAAAGAGAAAAATAAGGATGTTTCTTATCACGAGATCCAATCTATACACGGGCATGATGCCTTCCTAATGGAATATCAACAATTAAATAATATCATAAAAAACATTTTACAGAAGTAATGAAAAATGCTAACGAAATAAAATTTTTGAAGAACAGATCAATCGTCAAATTTGAAGGAGAGGATTTCCTTGGAGAAATCGGGATTGACGGACGTATTTTTAAAGCGCTTACTTTAGCGCGTATCAGTGTAGGAGTGATTTCTCAACAAGCTATAGAAAACGGAATCTCTATTTTGGTTCACGAAAATGATGCAGAAAAAGCGGTTGCTTGTCTTATTGATGAATTCGAAACAGAAAGAAAATCTGGAAAAGTTTCTCAGATCTATAGTATCAATAATGTTTCTGTGATTGGTTTCGTAGCAGAAGATTTCAATAAAGTCTTTGCTGAACTGGCCAGAAACAATGTTTTCCCATTATTGCTGAATCAGGTAGCCGGAGAAAATAGAGTCAACATCGTAGTGACTTCTTCACAGGATGAAAAAACAAGAAATATCATAGAATCTGAAATTTTCAAAAAACCAAAAACAGTTCATCTGGCAATTATTGGTCATGGAAACGTAGGAAAAACCCTGATAGAACAGGTGTTGGAATCTGCAGAAGAAATTAAGAAACGTAAAAAAATAGACCTTAAAGTAGTTGCTGTAGCCAACTCAAAGAAAATAGCCTTCAATAAAAAAGGATTTGATGCCAATTGGGGTGATGAGG
This sequence is a window from Chryseobacterium culicis. Protein-coding genes within it:
- a CDS encoding alpha/beta fold hydrolase, which translates into the protein MKTELNYINLSYQTYSQKEYNISLSYQLFGKDLFTAPIILINHALTGNSNVSGEKGWWKQLVGDNQVVDTDQYTVLCFNIPGNGYDNFLIEDYEDFTPSDIAAIFLKGLEALQIKNIYAIIGGSLGGGIAWEMLAKQPDLAEIFIPIACDYRTHDWLHAQCLVQNFLLNDKEEPLQKARIHAMLCYRTPQSLNDRFQNQYNKENQRLESEDWLVYHGNTLNERFSLKAYKLMNHLLMNINADETALESIQARMHMISVDTDLFFPASEIRMCFENLKEKNKDVSYHEIQSIHGHDAFLMEYQQLNNIIKNILQK